The sequence atgaaatcatgtcatataatcttttaatcatgtaatcatacctttaatcataaaataaatatcatgctagcatttaaaatcaattaaataaaataattaagcaattaaaataatttgcctgcatgtggtttacgtaggttggtttttcctGTGTTACGATGACTATGCATGTTtgagtatgtatgatgcaagtacgtttatgaaaatttttatgaattgaTGGCACGTTAATGTTATGCAAGTATGTTCAAAGTTTTAAGTTATGTATGAGCTACTttaaaaatgcatgtggttttattatatgATACTTGCTATTcacagtttatacatgttgagtctttagactcactagacttgatcaatgcaggtgaggatgagtatgaggagacgagggaCTGGGATCAGTGAGCTGGCTCGGGCTGTGTAGTGGACAAACCCGAGGAACGCttagttttcaaggattttatttttatgcatgatgaaaTTGTTTACTATAATTTTAACGAATTATTTCATGTTGTTTAAAACAAGTACTTTTGCAAGCTCGTTACATAccaaatattttgtcaaaaatttttatttgtaatgCATTTTGAAAGTtgattacttatttaagaaaatttttatttttccgcaaattttaagtatgtttaAAAAATACGGTATGTTTAATGCTTGGCTACACTGTTGGTTGCCAAAACATCTCATGAAGATGAAAGTTGTGACGTTCGGGGCCGAAGAGTGAGATGAGTGATCGTCGGTGCCAAGAGGTTGCATGGACAATGAAGGGATCCTGACAAGTTTTCTAAGCAAAGGGAAAATGAATGAACTGGTCTGACACCGGAATGGAAGAGATTCCAAAAGTATTCAGGCATGATACAATTCAGTTGAGGAaggtttgaaaattttaataggTACTATTCATATCAACAAAATGCATTTTTTCGGGGATCATCACAcaaaaactccaaagttaaacATGTTTGACTTGAGaaaattctgggatgggtgaccctgAGAAGTTTTCTAAAGTGCATGTGAGTGATGTCATAAGCATATtgaaaagactcgtcttgatACAATGGAGGCAATCGTCAAATACGAGATGTTACAAAATCACCACGGAGAATATGCTTAGTTGAGTTACTTCACAACAATATATTTTCATTCTTTCTTGTGATTTTTGAAACATAAAGAAGTCATGTAAAATCCTAGCAATTTAATAAGTTTAAGTTGATTGAGcaaataatcaaatcaaatccaACCAAACagaaatttcatttaattattttaataaattgacattatattttagaaaaattaaattgacTTGGTTTACATTtgaattcaaaaaattaattcaaatttggAGGGATTCTTTTAATATATGTTCTGACTTTGTCGGTTACCATATTTCGATTATTTTAccatattttgattatttttttagttatagTAAATTTTATACAAAATACCATATTTcgattaatatatttaattaatcaatcaataatatttGACTCTACTTTGACCTCCATCCAATCAGCGGCGAGATCCAAATATCTCTTCGAAATGTGTTTGATTCAAAAGGACGCTAGCTAACTACTAAACCCCTGTCGTTCTGCTCAAGAAGCCCCAATTCTAGGGGAAAGAAGTTCACAATTGGAAGAGGAAATGACCGAGGAGTTGAGGAGGAGCGGCGGCCGAGCGTTCGTGGCGCTGCCGATGACAAACTCCGACGATCGCTTGTCTTCATCTGGGTCGATTCCTGTAGGACTTTCCGGAAAGAAAATCGTCATCAAGAGCGCAGATATGAAAGAGGATATGCAGAAAGAAGCTGTGGACGTTGCCATAGCTGTATTTTTTCTCACTTTCacccaaaaaatatttgataaaacaTCGAACACGAGGGACCCTTTACATTTCTCTTTAAGTTTCATTTATGTCTTTGAGCTCTCTTGATTTAATGTTTTCTTGTATTTATGCGTGGTTGTGTAGGCGTTTGAGAAGCATAATGTGGAGAAGGATGTCGCCGAGAGCATAAAGAAGGTGTTCGACAAGAAACACGGCCCCACTTGGCATTGCATTGGCAAGAATTTCGGTAATCAAACTATTATACTTTTTATGATCATTCCATGTTATGTTTGTTTCTGAATGGACtgcttcaaattttattttgatgtctGATAGCCCCGATTTGTTGATTGTTTTGTGGTTAATGTCTGTGGTTTTAACTCTCTTTCACATACGAGAGGCTGAGtttgtaatttaattataattttttcctgAGAAAtgagttttatttctttttgatgTTATTGTGTTTGTCAATTTTGAGTTTATGTTGCTCTGGATTTATGTTTTTGTGTTGGTGATGTGGAGTTTAAGTCCATCCGACTGTGTTGTTGGTTTTCTGTGTTTATTGCGATTTGCGTGGATCATATTCAGGCTTTGGTTGTACAAAGTGCATTCTTGATTTTTGGCTTGAATGTGGATGCATGAGTTGCATACGTAAATCATCAATTGTTAGTGTTACAATGACGGTTTCTGTTATTATGTGTTATTACTCTGTTACATGGTACCCAGAAACGCTGTCATAGGGTTGTATAATGTTCCTTATAATTTACTTTGTGGGGCTATTTATTTCTTACTTGGTTTATTCCCCTAGTTCCAAAGGTTAAGATGGTGAGTGATCATggaaaattcttatatttttcAGCTTGCCAGTTACTTTTTAAATGGCTTGAAGAAGTTACAATTTTTCCCATCATCCCattttttgtttgtattttaacaagttaatagataaataaaatcttaaagtTGTTAAATTGAACTTTTTGGCATCTCTGTTACATCGCCTCGTCAAGCCCATGAGATCAATTTGGCTCACGTTCAACTACTGCTAGGTATATAATTTGTAACGGAGGTTGACCCAACATGAGACTCAACTCATACCCATGCAACACTACCGGTCGTGGGCTTTAGGTTGGTTCAACATGAGCTACGACTCATACCATACACTCTCACTCATAGATTATCCTACCCTTggaaagtggtttctttcgTCTTCCTCAACCCTCAACCTAGGACCTCCAGACATAAGTACCTAGATTCCTAGAGTGTTGGTACCAATTGGAGGACGCGAAAGAATTCACTTTCTAGGGGTGAAATATTCTATGAGCGAAGAAAACATTTTCTAGGGGT comes from Primulina huaijiensis isolate GDHJ02 chromosome 2, ASM1229523v2, whole genome shotgun sequence and encodes:
- the LOC140967125 gene encoding uncharacterized protein isoform X2; translation: MTEELRRSGGRAFVALPMTNSDDRLSSSGSIPVGLSGKKIVIKSADMKEDMQKEAVDVAIAAFEKHNVEKDVAESIKKVFDKKHGPTWHCIGKNFGSYVTHETNHFVYFYLDSKAVLLFKSG
- the LOC140967125 gene encoding uncharacterized protein isoform X1, with translation MTEELRRSGGRAFVALPMTNSDDRLSSSGSIPVGLSGKKIVIKSADMKEDMQKEAVDVAIAAFEKHNVEKDVAESIKKVFDKKHGPTWHCIGKNFGREKVEARQDRSVHYASTSKDKGNKRKDNEATSEETTKES